In Sphingobacteriaceae bacterium, the following proteins share a genomic window:
- the fliO gene encoding flagellar biosynthetic protein FliO has protein sequence MQGIAAIGKMFFWLALVGLLAYAVSRLLAQRAYGLARGRRLAVLESVSLGPRRHLCLVRVDDQVLCVGVTDKNITLLCRLGEEEATAAALVEDGAGAGQRGSGELPVPSWLPGLQPAGRFAQQLMAKGTAFMDHLRRGGGSRG, from the coding sequence GTGCAAGGGATAGCAGCCATCGGCAAGATGTTTTTTTGGCTGGCGCTGGTAGGACTTTTGGCCTATGCCGTCAGCCGCCTGCTGGCCCAAAGGGCCTACGGGCTCGCCCGGGGCCGGCGGCTGGCGGTGCTGGAAAGCGTGTCCCTGGGACCGCGCCGCCACCTGTGCCTGGTGCGGGTGGATGATCAGGTCCTGTGCGTCGGCGTGACGGACAAGAACATCACCCTCCTCTGCCGGTTGGGCGAGGAGGAGGCGACGGCCGCAGCCTTAGTAGAGGACGGGGCCGGTGCCGGCCAGAGGGGCTCCGGTGAACTTCCCGTCCCGTCCTGGCTGCCGGGCCTGCAGCCTGCCGGCCGCTTCGCCCAGCAATTGATGGCCAAGGGCACCGCCTTCATGGATCACCTCCGG
- the fliN gene encoding flagellar motor switch protein FliN, producing MSDGDLLSQEEIDALLSQLDAAGDAGAAGDDLTDEEVEELLALGRALTGAVAGVFAQETGVTVQLGDPRLEVVLGSELPALVREGPAFTVSAGGGWQADFHAALDERAAGAGLGSLGDGKWEITAADAWLGLWQPVFLQAQSHFRDEDGREAVTFELGSVEDGAGAAAGWFPEDEVVAVLSLPWQAEQETGTLLLCGSLADMQAGAGLLAATPPADQGALDGTETTVAGAPPEREDHAPVLTSVNGNGRLELLADVPLELSVELGRTRRRLADVLALGPGSLLELDRLAGEAVDVRVNGRLVAKGEVVVIDENFGVRITDIVSPETRLRQAGA from the coding sequence GTGAGTGACGGCGACCTGCTTTCCCAAGAGGAAATAGATGCCCTGCTCAGCCAGCTGGATGCCGCGGGCGATGCTGGGGCCGCCGGGGACGACTTGACCGACGAGGAAGTGGAAGAGCTTCTGGCCCTGGGGCGGGCCTTGACGGGGGCCGTAGCGGGAGTGTTCGCCCAGGAGACGGGCGTCACCGTGCAATTGGGCGATCCCCGGCTGGAGGTGGTGCTGGGATCGGAACTGCCCGCCCTGGTCCGGGAAGGCCCCGCCTTCACCGTCTCCGCGGGCGGCGGCTGGCAGGCCGATTTCCACGCAGCCCTGGACGAGCGCGCCGCCGGGGCCGGCTTGGGGTCCTTGGGCGACGGCAAATGGGAGATTACCGCCGCCGATGCCTGGCTCGGCCTGTGGCAGCCGGTCTTCCTGCAGGCCCAGTCCCATTTCCGGGATGAGGACGGCCGGGAGGCGGTGACCTTTGAGCTGGGCTCCGTGGAGGACGGCGCCGGGGCCGCCGCCGGCTGGTTCCCTGAGGACGAGGTGGTAGCCGTCCTGTCCCTGCCCTGGCAGGCGGAACAGGAAACGGGCACCTTGCTCCTTTGCGGGTCCCTGGCAGACATGCAGGCAGGGGCCGGGCTGCTGGCCGCCACCCCGCCCGCAGACCAAGGGGCTCTCGACGGAACGGAGACGACCGTTGCCGGAGCCCCGCCGGAGAGGGAGGATCACGCCCCGGTTTTGACTTCGGTAAACGGCAACGGACGCCTGGAACTGCTGGCCGATGTGCCTTTGGAACTGTCGGTGGAGCTGGGCCGGACCAGGCGCCGGCTGGCCGATGTGCTGGCCCTGGGCCCCGGGTCACTGCTGGAACTGGACCGCCTGGCCGGTGAAGCCGTGGATGTGCGGGTCAACGGCCGGCTGGTGGCCAAGGGCGAGGTGGTGGTCATCGACGAGAACTTCGGTGTCCGCATCACCGACATCGTAAGTCCCGAGACCCGCCTCCGGCAGGCCGGGGCCTGA
- a CDS encoding response regulator: MDGYWQGRRAVVCDPVPVAQEHMTGLLAELGMEVWAASTFEDALDLVERKKPPLLLTELVFDHVPGKRVLTTFKERCPDLIIVVCSVLASRAAVTAARAAGAHDFLIKPVRSERLRRALAEAARRLNGTDVARA; this comes from the coding sequence ATGGACGGGTATTGGCAGGGGCGCAGGGCTGTGGTGTGCGACCCGGTGCCTGTGGCTCAGGAGCATATGACGGGCCTGCTGGCGGAACTGGGCATGGAGGTTTGGGCGGCGTCCACCTTCGAGGATGCCTTGGACCTGGTGGAAAGGAAGAAGCCGCCCCTCCTGCTGACGGAGCTGGTTTTCGATCACGTCCCGGGCAAGCGGGTGCTGACCACCTTTAAAGAGCGCTGCCCCGACTTGATCATCGTAGTCTGCTCAGTCCTGGCCAGCCGGGCGGCGGTGACGGCCGCCCGGGCGGCGGGGGCCCACGACTTCCTGATCAAGCCGGTTCGCTCGGAGCGCCTGCGCCGGGCGCTGGCGGAGGCGGCCCGCCGGTTGAACGGGACGGACGTAGCCAGGGCTTAA